The following are encoded together in the Brassica napus cultivar Da-Ae chromosome A9, Da-Ae, whole genome shotgun sequence genome:
- the LOC106367287 gene encoding protein argonaute 9-like produces the protein MGCHEPFNVSEASKFPDEQWDPMFTVSLAQKNHHPQQFQTKGPANVPPDGIRFPKSCVFNTPLYEQVVNEAPKLRYE, from the exons atggGATGCCACGAGCCTTTTAATGTTTCTGAA GCGTCCAAGTTCCCCGATGAGCAGTGGGATCCCATGTTTACAGTCAGCCTTGCTCAGAAAAACCACCATCCGCAGCAGTTTCAGACCAAAGGCCCTGCTAATGTTCCTCCAG ATGGAATAAGATTCCCGAAAAGTTGTGTCTTCAACACTCCTCTCTATGAGCAA GTTGTTAATGAAGCGCCAAAGTTAAGATATGAATAG